A stretch of Lactiplantibacillus brownii DNA encodes these proteins:
- a CDS encoding DHA2 family efflux MFS transporter permease subunit, producing the protein MQTKSHSNPNLIMIGLLLGGFVGMFSETALNIALPQLEQQLHVNTGTIQWLVTGYLLMVGIVLPLSSMLTKHFTTRQLLIFALCDFIVGAIVSALAGNFALLLVGRMIQGIATGLILPLIFIVLLAVYPPQKRGAAMGLVGLVIMFAPALGPTLAGLILGALSWHWIFWLFVPLLAIALIITLIFMQNVSEVTKPKVDVLSIILSSVGFGGLVVGASLAGDRGWGNPMVLMALVIGIVFLYFYCHRQLHLETPILNLRAFSFKKFSVGTVLVMIDFGIIMSSMYLLPMYWQKGLVVPVALTGILMLPGGIINAVVSATSGRLFDNYGAKYLTRAGFGLSFIGALMLIFTTTHSAYWYVVLAHVILMIGAPLAMSPAQTYGLNALRGPVAADGSTILNTLQQILGALATAIATSLLGIGQAASHATGSTAFVHGVHYGFWFTLALAVLGFFLSMLVSNEPEKSVDPLAEKRAAESTKTTTAEEN; encoded by the coding sequence ATGCAAACCAAGTCACACTCAAACCCTAATCTGATCATGATTGGGTTATTGCTTGGGGGCTTTGTGGGGATGTTTAGTGAAACCGCTTTGAATATCGCCCTCCCTCAATTAGAACAACAATTACACGTCAATACCGGGACGATTCAATGGCTCGTCACTGGTTATTTGCTGATGGTCGGCATTGTGTTGCCACTATCAAGCATGTTGACCAAACACTTTACCACCCGCCAATTATTGATCTTCGCTTTATGCGATTTTATTGTCGGCGCCATCGTTTCAGCACTCGCAGGTAACTTTGCGTTACTACTCGTTGGTCGGATGATTCAAGGAATTGCGACCGGACTGATTTTACCCTTGATCTTTATTGTTTTGTTGGCCGTCTATCCACCGCAAAAACGCGGCGCTGCCATGGGTCTCGTCGGTTTAGTCATCATGTTTGCCCCAGCTTTAGGACCGACCTTAGCCGGCTTAATCTTAGGCGCACTCTCATGGCATTGGATTTTTTGGTTATTCGTGCCATTATTAGCAATCGCATTAATTATTACGTTAATTTTCATGCAAAATGTCTCAGAAGTAACCAAGCCAAAAGTTGATGTTTTATCAATTATTTTATCATCCGTTGGTTTTGGTGGCTTAGTCGTTGGTGCCAGTCTCGCCGGTGACCGTGGTTGGGGTAATCCCATGGTTTTAATGGCTTTAGTCATTGGGATTGTCTTCCTTTATTTCTATTGCCACCGTCAATTACACTTAGAGACGCCAATCTTGAACTTGCGGGCTTTTAGCTTTAAAAAGTTCAGTGTCGGCACCGTTTTGGTCATGATTGATTTCGGAATCATCATGTCATCCATGTATCTCTTACCTATGTACTGGCAAAAAGGGCTAGTCGTTCCCGTAGCATTGACCGGGATTTTGATGTTACCTGGTGGGATCATCAACGCGGTGGTTTCTGCCACTTCTGGTCGGTTATTTGATAACTACGGCGCTAAATATCTCACTCGTGCTGGTTTTGGTTTATCCTTCATCGGAGCCTTGATGTTGATCTTCACAACCACCCATTCTGCCTACTGGTATGTCGTTTTAGCGCATGTTATTTTGATGATTGGGGCACCGTTAGCAATGTCACCAGCACAAACTTACGGCCTAAATGCCTTGCGTGGTCCAGTGGCTGCGGACGGTAGTACCATTTTGAACACGTTGCAACAGATTCTAGGTGCTTTAGCGACTGCAATCGCAACAAGTTTACTCGGAATTGGTCAAGCAGCGAGCCATGCGACTGGATCGACCGCTTTTGTTCATGGGGTCCATTATGGTTTCTGGTTCACACTAGCCTTAGCCGTACTAGGTTTCTTCCTCTCGATGTTGGTCAGCAACGAGCCTGAAAAGTCCGTTGATCCGCTGGCTGAAAAACGGGCGGCCGAATCAACTAAAACCACAACCGCTGAAGAAAATTAA
- a CDS encoding YczE/YyaS/YitT family protein, giving the protein MNVKELKLAKRIVFTILGSTICGVGVKLIVVANAGFDSISTLILGIMNEIQAWSTISFGTWSQILSILFLLVTFFWNRSLLGIGSIINGLIVGATVNVLAPLFKNYVATSYDLVISMIGFILMAFGTAVYLASDLGSGPTEALMNCLVTHFQWSLRCARVVLDSSFIALGFLMGAKVGFATLIAMFGLGPLIQLFLKQIKKIHTGTKAYE; this is encoded by the coding sequence GTGAATGTTAAAGAACTTAAGCTAGCAAAAAGGATTGTATTTACAATTCTCGGAAGTACAATCTGTGGTGTTGGAGTAAAATTGATAGTTGTTGCTAATGCAGGATTTGATTCAATTAGTACGTTGATTTTAGGAATTATGAATGAGATTCAGGCATGGTCTACTATTAGTTTTGGCACGTGGAGTCAAATCCTAAGTATACTGTTTTTATTGGTTACCTTCTTTTGGAATCGCTCATTACTTGGAATTGGTAGTATTATTAATGGTTTAATAGTTGGTGCAACAGTCAATGTATTAGCACCACTATTTAAAAATTATGTTGCGACTAGTTATGATTTAGTTATTTCAATGATTGGTTTCATATTGATGGCTTTTGGAACAGCAGTCTATTTAGCCTCAGATTTAGGTAGTGGTCCCACGGAAGCTCTAATGAATTGTTTAGTCACTCATTTTCAGTGGTCTTTGCGTTGTGCACGGGTTGTCTTGGACTCCAGTTTTATTGCTTTAGGATTCTTGATGGGTGCTAAGGTTGGCTTTGCAACCTTGATAGCAATGTTTGGGCTTGGACCTTTGATTCAGTTGTTTTTAAAGCAAATTAAAAAAATTCATACTGGAACTAAAGCATACGAGTAA
- a CDS encoding BglG family transcription antiterminator, translating into MSKRDIEVLDYLKAHAYKWTSAKELAERFECTTRTIRNVVARLNNEYDGCISSGRNGYKFDKSAEPTTISISTSDERSTKLLMALIHDGSHGINLYDYADKMFVSDAVIRNDINKLQKKIENYAVRIQGNEFNYRLIGTERAKRKLILGILYGEANFQDNVRKSIQKLIEDIPLVDLQKIIKQAAQIKGLEINNYALNNIVLHFAIALQRIQQGNDIPESDNVVELPMEQAVVQEIATQLKENYNIELPNPEKQQLAILFVGNQGAVNGKHAVKIETFIQPKIKMALKAALHEAEQNYFLDLSDEDFFTKLAIHVQNLYRRFSVDHFNRSTSLLDIKTTYPLIYDISVYLAVSLNQKLGITFTEDEITFIALHLGAYLEQKNKQQLLKVYLVTDAYEDIRVSLINKLKYLYTDEIDIFSVASLLNDKVARQADLIISTIQSVHQSDKPVLLVHPFLTQADQALIRRQIGIVKQSKFMPKLINQIQKYMTKEVYVADMDLTSRQAILTYLLDLLKQKKYIPDKFGTAVDKRENMSSTGFPSGVAIPHAFRMDALKSFIAVYRCSRPIMWQNQSVKIIFLIGINRKDAQQFNDIFETLVNVLSEPINVNKLAETISYQQFLDVLKEQLQTENVGEL; encoded by the coding sequence ATGTCAAAACGGGATATCGAAGTGTTGGACTATTTAAAAGCACATGCTTATAAATGGACAAGTGCCAAAGAATTGGCTGAACGTTTTGAATGTACAACTCGAACTATTAGAAACGTTGTTGCAAGGTTGAACAATGAATATGATGGGTGTATTTCTTCCGGTCGAAATGGCTATAAGTTTGATAAAAGTGCTGAGCCCACGACCATTAGTATATCAACTAGTGATGAGCGGAGTACTAAGTTATTAATGGCTCTGATTCATGATGGTAGTCACGGTATTAATTTGTATGACTATGCGGATAAAATGTTCGTCTCCGATGCAGTTATCCGTAACGATATAAACAAATTACAAAAGAAAATTGAAAACTATGCTGTGCGTATTCAAGGAAATGAATTTAATTACCGACTAATTGGTACCGAACGGGCAAAACGAAAATTAATTCTTGGAATATTGTACGGAGAAGCTAATTTCCAAGATAATGTTCGAAAAAGTATTCAAAAGTTAATTGAAGACATTCCCTTAGTAGATTTGCAAAAGATAATTAAACAAGCAGCTCAAATCAAAGGATTAGAAATAAATAATTATGCATTAAATAACATTGTATTGCATTTTGCGATTGCTCTGCAGCGTATTCAACAAGGAAATGACATTCCTGAATCAGATAATGTTGTTGAACTGCCAATGGAGCAAGCAGTTGTTCAAGAAATTGCAACTCAGTTAAAAGAAAACTATAATATTGAACTTCCTAATCCCGAAAAACAACAATTGGCAATTTTATTTGTTGGTAATCAAGGTGCTGTGAATGGGAAACATGCTGTAAAGATTGAAACCTTTATTCAACCCAAAATAAAAATGGCATTAAAGGCTGCATTACATGAGGCGGAACAAAATTATTTTCTGGATTTATCAGATGAGGATTTTTTTACGAAACTAGCGATTCATGTTCAAAATTTGTATCGACGCTTCTCAGTAGATCATTTCAATCGCAGCACAAGTTTATTAGATATAAAGACAACTTATCCATTGATTTATGACATTTCTGTATATTTAGCGGTTTCCTTAAATCAAAAATTAGGAATAACTTTTACAGAAGATGAAATAACATTTATTGCGTTACATTTAGGTGCATATTTAGAGCAAAAGAATAAGCAACAATTATTGAAGGTATACCTAGTCACTGATGCATATGAAGATATACGGGTTTCGTTGATAAATAAGTTGAAATATTTGTATACAGATGAGATTGATATATTTTCAGTAGCCTCATTGCTGAATGATAAAGTAGCACGTCAGGCAGATCTCATAATTAGTACTATTCAGAGTGTACATCAGTCGGATAAGCCAGTATTGCTAGTTCATCCGTTTTTAACACAAGCTGACCAAGCACTAATTAGGCGGCAAATTGGAATAGTTAAACAGTCGAAGTTCATGCCTAAGCTGATCAATCAAATTCAAAAATATATGACCAAAGAAGTTTACGTTGCCGATATGGACTTAACGTCTCGACAAGCAATACTTACCTATCTTTTGGATTTGTTGAAACAGAAAAAATATATTCCTGATAAATTTGGTACGGCTGTCGATAAACGTGAAAATATGTCGTCGACAGGATTTCCATCAGGTGTAGCAATTCCACATGCATTTAGAATGGATGCACTTAAAAGTTTCATCGCTGTTTATCGATGCTCAAGACCAATCATGTGGCAAAACCAATCAGTTAAAATTATATTCTTGATAGGGATTAATCGAAAAGATGCACAACAATTTAATGATATCTTTGAAACATTAGTCAACGTTTTAAGTGAACCAATAAATGTTAATAAGCTTGCTGAAACAATCTCTTATCAGCAGTTCTTAGATGTATTAAAGGAACAGTTACAAACGGAAAATGTAGGTGAATTGTGA
- a CDS encoding glycoside hydrolase family 1 protein, with protein MDYKMPTDFLWGGAIAANQAEGGFGIDGKGISLADIHKYEPDLTNAEISAKQIKGVSTEDIKLHLSDKDGYYPKRVGIDFYHTYPQDLKLLADMGFKAFRTSIDWTRIFPTGDEEKPNEAGLAYYDRLIDKIIELGMEPIITILHYETPINITTKYGGWNNRKVIDLFVKYGKTVLKRYRNKVKYWIAINQINLIQFEPFNSTAIPYDTVDNYSEAAYQAVHNQFIASAKLVEAAKKINPEMQIGTMVADSTAYPYSCDPDDVELALKRNRMEYFYTDVQFEGEYPQYALNYFEEHHIDLNIQPGDLDLLKNCTMSFLAISYYYSQVVDAKRNTMDPASVVKNPNIKANPWGWGVDPKGLYNTLSQNWDRYKKPIIIAENGFGMYDKLEDGTVHDDYRISYLSQHIAAMEAAMKDGVKVIAYLAWGPIDIISCSTAQMDKRYGFIYVDLDNFGKGSGKRIKKDSYDWYKKVISSNGVDL; from the coding sequence ATGGATTATAAAATGCCAACAGATTTTTTATGGGGTGGCGCAATTGCTGCTAATCAAGCTGAGGGTGGTTTTGGAATTGATGGTAAAGGTATTAGTTTAGCTGATATTCATAAGTATGAACCTGATTTAACTAATGCAGAAATTTCGGCAAAACAAATTAAAGGAGTTTCAACTGAGGATATTAAGCTTCATTTGTCAGATAAGGATGGGTATTACCCTAAACGTGTAGGCATTGATTTTTATCATACGTATCCACAAGATTTGAAATTACTGGCAGATATGGGATTTAAAGCTTTTAGGACATCGATTGATTGGACTAGAATTTTCCCAACGGGGGACGAGGAGAAACCTAATGAAGCAGGGTTAGCATATTATGATCGATTAATTGATAAAATTATTGAATTAGGAATGGAACCAATTATTACTATTCTACACTATGAAACACCAATCAATATTACGACCAAGTATGGTGGCTGGAATAACCGTAAAGTGATTGATTTGTTTGTAAAATATGGCAAGACAGTTTTAAAACGTTATCGAAATAAGGTGAAATATTGGATTGCAATTAATCAGATTAATTTGATCCAATTTGAACCTTTTAATTCTACCGCAATTCCTTACGATACTGTTGATAATTACTCAGAAGCTGCATATCAAGCAGTGCATAACCAATTTATTGCTAGTGCAAAATTAGTAGAAGCGGCTAAAAAAATCAATCCTGAAATGCAAATCGGGACGATGGTCGCTGACAGTACTGCATATCCATATTCTTGTGATCCCGATGATGTTGAGCTAGCTTTAAAACGAAATCGAATGGAGTACTTTTATACCGATGTTCAATTTGAAGGAGAATACCCACAATATGCTTTAAATTATTTTGAAGAACACCACATTGATTTGAATATCCAACCAGGCGATTTAGATTTATTGAAGAACTGTACAATGTCATTTTTAGCAATCTCATATTATTATTCGCAAGTTGTAGATGCTAAACGAAATACAATGGATCCAGCGTCTGTTGTGAAAAATCCCAATATTAAGGCAAATCCATGGGGCTGGGGTGTTGATCCTAAGGGATTATATAATACATTATCGCAGAACTGGGACCGATATAAAAAGCCGATCATTATAGCTGAAAATGGGTTTGGAATGTACGATAAGCTTGAAGATGGCACGGTTCATGATGATTATCGAATTTCTTATCTATCGCAACATATCGCTGCTATGGAAGCTGCAATGAAAGATGGTGTCAAAGTTATTGCATATTTGGCATGGGGACCAATTGATATTATAAGCTGTTCAACGGCCCAAATGGACAAAAGATATGGTTTTATCTACGTGGATTTGGACAATTTTGGAAAAGGATCCGGAAAAAGAATTAAGAAGGATAGCTATGATTGGTATAAAAAAGTTATCAGTAGTAATGGTGTCGACCTTTAG
- a CDS encoding PTS lactose/cellobiose transporter subunit IIA, translating to MKKIKEEPLNDDLDMLSMNILVHAGNTRDAVVKALEAIEQQKYSLADELLATAHQEIVIAHGLQTDTLQEEANGNQIRYSTLFCHAQDTLMTAQSELLIADHLEKIVANITENK from the coding sequence ATGAAGAAGATAAAAGAAGAACCATTAAATGATGATTTGGATATGTTATCAATGAATATATTGGTCCATGCAGGTAACACACGCGATGCAGTGGTAAAGGCATTGGAAGCTATTGAACAGCAAAAATATTCATTGGCGGATGAGCTTTTAGCAACGGCACATCAAGAAATTGTGATTGCACATGGGTTACAAACCGATACGCTTCAGGAAGAAGCTAATGGTAATCAGATTCGCTATTCGACACTATTCTGCCATGCGCAAGACACTTTAATGACGGCTCAAAGTGAGCTGTTGATTGCCGATCATTTAGAAAAAATTGTTGCTAACATCACTGAGAACAAATAG
- a CDS encoding PTS sugar transporter subunit IIC, which translates to MHKIMDFMTNSFAPKVNKIVKNPWIAAIQDSIMTALPLVFVGSLITIISLLQNVFKGMPDFSVISDFSFGMFGLVVSFLIPYYVMEKKKNNSSKIISGATSLVLFMMLLSPTMTKSGNIQFIMSRFGATGMFLAIITGLVVAAVMNLAAKHSFFGEDTAIPDFVIGWFDSLLPITFLLLVGWLITIQFKIDFFNVVLLVFSPLASIVQSYPGFVLSVFIPVFLYTFGISGWVMMPVIYPVYMAGLAENAKQVANGGIATHIATQETCYAFSSMGGVGTTLALAFIMLFFSKSAQLKAIGKAVFVPSLFNINEPLVFGAPIAFNPYLMVPMWINSILIPTIVYISMAWNWVAIPTKTFLLWYIPYPITSYLATQDWRAIILAIIIFAISWIVFWPFFKAYDNSLVVKEKEEMSQQTVISD; encoded by the coding sequence ATGCATAAAATAATGGATTTCATGACCAATTCATTTGCACCTAAGGTAAATAAGATTGTGAAAAATCCGTGGATTGCTGCAATTCAAGACTCAATTATGACGGCGTTGCCATTAGTATTCGTTGGGTCCTTGATTACAATTATTTCTCTTTTACAAAATGTATTTAAAGGGATGCCAGATTTTAGTGTTATAAGTGATTTTTCATTCGGTATGTTTGGGTTAGTTGTTTCATTCTTAATTCCTTATTATGTTATGGAAAAAAAGAAGAATAACAGTAGCAAAATTATTAGTGGTGCGACCTCTTTGGTTTTGTTTATGATGTTGCTTTCTCCAACAATGACTAAATCTGGAAATATCCAATTTATTATGAGCCGTTTTGGTGCAACCGGTATGTTTTTAGCTATTATCACCGGATTAGTAGTTGCAGCAGTAATGAACTTGGCTGCTAAACATTCGTTCTTTGGTGAAGACACCGCAATTCCAGATTTTGTGATTGGATGGTTTGATAGTTTATTACCAATTACCTTTTTACTGTTAGTTGGTTGGTTAATTACAATTCAATTCAAAATAGATTTCTTTAATGTTGTTTTACTAGTGTTCAGTCCTTTAGCGTCAATTGTCCAGAGTTATCCTGGATTTGTTCTTTCAGTTTTTATTCCGGTTTTTCTGTATACGTTTGGGATCAGTGGTTGGGTAATGATGCCAGTAATCTATCCAGTATATATGGCAGGATTAGCTGAAAATGCAAAGCAAGTCGCTAATGGCGGTATTGCGACACATATTGCTACTCAAGAAACATGTTACGCATTTTCTAGTATGGGTGGTGTTGGTACAACGTTAGCTTTAGCTTTCATTATGTTGTTTTTCAGTAAGTCTGCACAGTTAAAGGCAATTGGTAAGGCAGTGTTTGTTCCCTCACTATTTAATATTAATGAACCCTTAGTCTTTGGTGCTCCAATTGCTTTTAACCCTTACCTAATGGTACCAATGTGGATTAATAGCATTTTGATTCCAACGATTGTTTATATCTCAATGGCTTGGAATTGGGTGGCAATCCCAACAAAGACATTCTTACTTTGGTATATTCCATATCCTATTACATCCTATTTAGCAACACAAGATTGGCGTGCAATCATTTTAGCAATCATTATCTTTGCGATTTCTTGGATTGTATTTTGGCCATTCTTCAAAGCATATGACAATTCATTAGTAGTTAAAGAGAAAGAAGAAATGTCACAACAGACAGTGATTTCAGATTAG
- a CDS encoding PTS sugar transporter subunit IIB: protein MKNVLLICGSGASSGFMAAAIRKAAKKTGVEVSVKATSESQLDDRIDTTDILLIGPHLAYMVDDLKQEVGDRSIKIAVIPQAIYGSLNGPKALELIEQMEG, encoded by the coding sequence ATGAAAAATGTTTTATTAATTTGTGGTTCTGGTGCATCAAGTGGGTTTATGGCAGCTGCAATTCGCAAGGCAGCAAAGAAAACGGGTGTAGAAGTAAGCGTCAAAGCGACCAGTGAATCACAGCTAGATGATCGCATTGATACAACAGACATTTTGTTGATTGGGCCACATTTAGCGTACATGGTTGATGATTTAAAACAGGAAGTGGGAGACCGAAGCATAAAGATTGCAGTTATTCCTCAGGCAATTTATGGTTCACTAAATGGTCCCAAGGCATTGGAATTAATTGAACAGATGGAAGGGTGA
- a CDS encoding DUF1398 family protein has product MFKLDAIDKVLAELGDHVDFATVAKKQADLGVQHFQYDVAAGSTTYFGADGYLVERRTNGLGTKVAMEEDAKEVAKVGQEYVDGKLSLADAVKRLAAAGCQAWTANLKRQVIDFSGAEGKFMATIKF; this is encoded by the coding sequence ATGTTTAAATTAGATGCAATTGATAAAGTATTAGCTGAACTCGGAGATCACGTGGACTTTGCCACGGTCGCTAAAAAACAAGCTGATTTGGGAGTCCAACATTTTCAATATGACGTTGCGGCTGGTTCCACGACTTATTTTGGTGCTGACGGTTACTTAGTAGAACGCCGGACCAATGGTTTAGGGACCAAGGTAGCTATGGAAGAAGACGCCAAGGAGGTTGCTAAAGTTGGTCAGGAATATGTTGATGGTAAATTATCATTAGCGGATGCGGTCAAACGTTTAGCGGCAGCTGGTTGTCAAGCTTGGACCGCTAACTTGAAGCGCCAAGTGATCGATTTCAGTGGTGCCGAAGGTAAGTTCATGGCGACGATTAAATTTTAA
- a CDS encoding cytosine permease: MKQETKYQIEIVAPKHRHMSNWDMFATWIGANANNGTWYVGGVLAACGLLTALKVIVASSTLSYLCLSLVGFMGYKTGASTMSLIRGSFGVRGSYVPSFVNLTIYIGWTAVNTFIAATSVSYLLHDIIGWPVYGQPGGAKGLIMGVVVMSILHFLSVSVGQRSVQIVERIGIILVILFVLWESVVVFKTVTFSQLLSWQAPAKLHMTAGAGMDTLAAFNLAWVIAGADFTRFTRKRSGATKMPFLGAFTGVFWFAFIGLAATMSIAITSGTYDPNNSDPSTIASRLGLGVLALLVIILTSMTANAVNLLAAGSALSNIFPKIRLRPALWAVTAIATLVTLIPFAIGSFLAAFTAFLDYIGMVLGPMIAVMLIDYYWRHHQNYDVNELASSKGQYWYAHGVNWIALGCWVLGVAIYLGLKRLPFVANVTGATFIDMVIIGFIYMGLMRIFYPMKTKSA; encoded by the coding sequence GTGAAGCAGGAAACGAAGTATCAGATTGAAATCGTGGCACCAAAACATCGGCACATGTCGAATTGGGACATGTTTGCCACCTGGATTGGTGCCAATGCCAACAATGGGACATGGTATGTTGGTGGGGTCTTAGCAGCCTGTGGGTTATTGACTGCTTTGAAAGTAATCGTTGCTTCGTCGACGTTGTCGTATTTATGTTTATCGTTGGTCGGGTTTATGGGCTATAAAACTGGGGCTTCAACGATGAGTTTAATTCGGGGGTCATTTGGCGTTCGTGGGAGTTACGTGCCGTCATTCGTCAATTTGACGATTTATATTGGCTGGACGGCCGTCAACACTTTTATTGCCGCGACTTCGGTGAGTTATCTGTTACATGATATTATCGGTTGGCCGGTTTATGGTCAGCCTGGGGGTGCCAAAGGCTTGATCATGGGGGTCGTTGTGATGAGTATCCTCCATTTTCTAAGCGTTTCAGTCGGCCAGCGTTCCGTACAAATTGTGGAACGGATTGGGATTATTTTAGTGATTCTATTCGTGCTATGGGAATCTGTGGTTGTTTTCAAAACGGTCACCTTCTCCCAATTACTGTCATGGCAGGCACCAGCTAAATTGCACATGACTGCGGGAGCTGGGATGGATACTTTGGCGGCGTTTAATTTGGCATGGGTAATTGCTGGAGCGGACTTTACACGGTTCACGCGTAAACGATCCGGGGCAACTAAGATGCCATTCTTAGGTGCTTTTACCGGGGTATTTTGGTTTGCTTTTATTGGTTTAGCGGCCACGATGAGCATTGCCATTACTTCAGGAACTTATGATCCTAATAATTCTGATCCTAGCACGATTGCCAGTCGTTTAGGGCTGGGTGTGTTGGCCTTACTAGTGATTATCTTGACGAGTATGACAGCCAATGCGGTCAACCTATTGGCAGCGGGTTCAGCCTTGTCGAATATTTTTCCGAAAATTAGATTACGGCCAGCTTTGTGGGCCGTTACGGCAATTGCGACTTTAGTGACGCTGATTCCATTCGCCATTGGCAGCTTTTTAGCGGCCTTCACGGCTTTTCTGGATTATATTGGGATGGTTTTAGGACCGATGATTGCGGTGATGCTGATCGATTATTATTGGCGGCATCATCAAAATTATGACGTCAATGAATTAGCAAGTTCTAAAGGGCAATATTGGTATGCGCATGGCGTGAACTGGATTGCCCTAGGTTGCTGGGTACTAGGTGTTGCCATCTATTTAGGGTTAAAACGACTCCCGTTTGTGGCGAATGTCACTGGCGCGACGTTTATTGATATGGTCATCATCGGTTTCATTTATATGGGCTTAATGCGGATTTTCTACCCAATGAAAACCAAATCTGCTTAA
- a CDS encoding MFS transporter yields the protein MKGALEGWRRNLAVLWLGTFIAGMGFSEVMPFLSLYVSELGHFTRGQLTMYSGLTYAVTFFVIAVVSPLWGKLADRRGRKIMLLRSSLGMAVVIGAMGFVHNIWMLIFLRFLQGLCAGYIPNASALIATETPKESSGTAIGILTTGYVSGNLIGPILGGVLAQVFSIRLTFIITGILLLIVFVLSLTLVHENYHPAPITAQKETGSLLSQFKNPTLIVTLLVSTMIIQMGNNSITPIISLYVKQLMHNVGPITVVAGIIAALPGISTLLSAPRLGHLGDTRGTDRILVFGFVFAILMYFPQGFVSSIWTLGLLRFMIGISDGALFPTVQTLLSKNTPYHLTGTIFSWNQSFQALGSMLGSLLGGVVSNWFDYNGVFIFTALSLLLNFIVVLIFIPTMRHPFKNKA from the coding sequence TTGAAGGGCGCTCTTGAAGGTTGGCGGCGAAATCTAGCCGTTTTATGGTTAGGCACATTTATTGCCGGCATGGGCTTCTCCGAAGTGATGCCGTTTTTATCATTATACGTGAGTGAACTGGGCCATTTTACCCGGGGACAGCTCACGATGTACAGTGGGCTCACTTATGCGGTCACTTTTTTCGTCATCGCCGTCGTCTCGCCACTTTGGGGCAAACTCGCCGACCGCCGTGGCCGTAAAATCATGTTACTACGTTCTTCCTTAGGGATGGCCGTAGTCATTGGTGCCATGGGATTTGTACATAACATTTGGATGCTGATTTTCTTGCGGTTCTTACAAGGATTATGCGCTGGCTACATTCCTAACGCCAGTGCGCTAATTGCCACCGAAACACCTAAAGAAAGCAGTGGGACCGCCATTGGGATTCTCACAACAGGCTATGTTTCTGGCAACTTAATTGGCCCTATTCTTGGCGGCGTTTTGGCGCAAGTCTTCTCAATTCGTTTAACGTTCATCATTACGGGGATTCTATTGTTGATTGTCTTCGTGCTAAGCTTAACGCTCGTTCATGAAAACTATCATCCCGCACCGATTACCGCTCAAAAAGAAACTGGCAGTTTACTTAGCCAATTCAAAAATCCAACTTTGATCGTGACCCTCTTAGTTTCCACAATGATTATTCAAATGGGAAATAACTCGATCACCCCAATTATCAGTCTGTACGTGAAACAGTTGATGCATAACGTTGGTCCTATTACCGTCGTGGCCGGAATCATCGCCGCACTACCGGGGATCTCAACACTTTTGTCTGCGCCACGGTTGGGGCATTTAGGAGATACTCGTGGAACCGACCGCATTTTAGTCTTTGGCTTCGTATTCGCAATCTTAATGTACTTCCCACAAGGCTTCGTTTCCAGCATTTGGACACTTGGCCTATTGCGCTTCATGATTGGGATCTCCGATGGGGCCCTTTTCCCCACGGTACAAACGTTACTTTCAAAAAATACGCCCTATCATTTAACGGGGACCATTTTCAGTTGGAACCAATCCTTCCAAGCCCTGGGTAGTATGTTAGGTTCTTTACTCGGTGGGGTCGTCTCAAATTGGTTTGACTATAATGGGGTGTTCATTTTTACGGCACTATCGCTATTATTGAACTTTATCGTGGTTCTAATCTTCATTCCAACGATGCGGCATCCATTTAAAAATAAAGCTTAA